In one window of Arachis ipaensis cultivar K30076 chromosome B06, Araip1.1, whole genome shotgun sequence DNA:
- the LOC107604641 gene encoding uncharacterized protein At3g28850, which yields MGCVSSKCIREEIKLEEQQHHVTLTNNGGGGYLNHVVSLTSTTYGALKLDNEQQHPTPKKTQCVVTTASSDSKTHRESPSPSPARKEEKPEAIINTWELMEGLEEETQLQLQPLTVKKSPKSTPFLRGFTATTPSDTTKRSPSLKLVKRSIGKENKVLQDNNGFTRGGGVRRLDYPSPKSNNVLKTAHSCPNTCKPAFNSGFQPKGSPIHAKRNSVGSETGSAKSLQRKSPLFDPDLVASYERELSEEEEQIKRMIWATPRTRRARKSIDSMKLLQSFEKKCPPGGENVIVIYTTTLRGIRKTFEDCNKVRSIIESYCVHVVERDVSMDSGFKEELRKLMGTKEVKVPVVFVKGRLVGGAEQVVKLEEEEKLGALFEGIPMAVGGGGCEGCGGVRFLMCVACNGSCKVLDSEDPKKTVRCGKCNENGIVQCPLCC from the coding sequence ATGGGCTGTGTCTCCTCAAAATGCATCAGGGAGGAAATCAAGCTAGAAGAACAACAACACCATGTCACTCTCACCAACAATGGTGGCGGCGGTTACTTGAACCACGTGGTGTCTCTCACTTCTACCACCTACGGAGCACTTAAGTTAGACAACGAACAACAACATCCAACCCCCAAGAAAACACAATGCGTCGTCACCACTGCTTCTTCTGATTCTAAGACTCACAGGGAATCTCCATCCCCATCACCTGCTCGCAAAGAAGAGAAGCCAGAGGCCATCATCAACACTTGGGAACTCATGGAAGGTCTCGAAGAGGAAACGCAACTACAATTGCAACCGCTCACGGTCAAGAAGAGTCCCAAGTCAACGCCTTTTCTTCGCGGCTTCACTGCTACTACTCCTTCTGACACCACCAAAAGAAGCCCTTCCTTGAAGTTGGTGAAGAGATCCATCGGGAAGGAGAATAAAGTTCTTCAGGATAATAACGGTTTCACCAGAGGAGGTGGTGTTAGGCGCTTGGATTATCCAAGCCCTAAGAGCAATAATGTTCTCAAAACTGCACATTCTTGCCCCAACACTTGCAAGCCAGCGTTCAATTCGGGGTTTCAACCAAAAGGGTCTCCGATTCACGCAAAAAGGAATAGTGTTGGTAGTGAAACCGGGTCCGCGAAATCGTTGCAGAGGAAGAGTCCCCTGTTTGATCCAGACCTCGTTGCTTCATACGAAAGGGAACtctcagaagaagaagaacaaatcaAGAGAATGATTTGGGCAACTCCGAGAACGCGAAGAGCAAGAAAATCAATAGACTCGATGAAACTTCTTCAGTCTTTCGAGAAGAAGTGCCCTCCTGGAGGAGAAAACGTCATTGTTATATACACCACAACGTTACGAGGTATAAGGAAGACATTTGAAGATTGCAACAAAGTTCGGTCCATCATTGAATCCTATTGCGTTCACGTGGTGGAGCGCGATGTTTCCATGGACTCGGGGTTCAAAGAGGAGTTGCGGAAGCTAATGGGGACAAAAGAAGTGAAGGTTCCTGTTGTGTTCGTGAAGGGAAGGTTGGTTGGAGGTGCTGAACAAGTTGTGAAGCTCGAAGAAGAGGAGAAGCTCGGTGCTCTTTTTGAAGGGATACCCATGGCGGTGGGGGGCGGTGGCTGTGAAGGATGCGGTGGCGTTAGGTTTCTGATGTGTGTGGCGTGCAATGGGAGCTGCAAGGTTTTGGATAGTGAGGATCCTAAGAAGACTGTGAGGTGTGGTAAGTGCAATGAGAATGGAATTGTTCAGTGTCCCCTTTGTTGCTAA